The Brassica napus cultivar Da-Ae chromosome C7, Da-Ae, whole genome shotgun sequence genomic interval AACAAGTCTCTGCTCCTATGGGGTTTGTTGAGGCACTTGTGAAGGAGATCAACTCTGAAATCCCGTGGGCGGACGAGGTAGTTATATCTTAGGCAATGGTTTAGGTCTGTTGTTGTTCGACAATTCTCAATTACCGCGTAATTAAAGTTGCTCGGCTTATGTTTTTTGCTCCCCCCCTGATGTAAACAATAAAGTTGGTATAATTGGAGAATTTACTATACGTTACTGAAATTATTGTTCAAAGTCAACACCAAAGTCTTACCGGTATCTCTCCTGCGGACAGTTTACGTTTGATTCCTGGTCTTCCTTTCGTTCGTTTGGTCGTTGGTGGATAAAGATCAACCATTAGTATTTCGGCTAGCACTTCAACATCCTTTGGATCCGGAACCGGAAGTATGATACCCCTAACTGTTTCAGCCCATGTCTCTTTGAGATGGTGTTTGCAAACAAACATGGTGTACTGCATATTACGGCAAGAAGCAGCAGCAATGGCATGTCGGCAAGGCAAACCAAGCTTTTGGAATTCGAGGCAAGTGCAAGTTCGTTTATCCAGATCAACCGTGAAACCAAAATTAGTTGGCATGTGCGTAACTTCGAATAACCAAGTCGAACATGGCATAACTAGAAGGCCCGTTGACAGCACCAGCTGTTCAACCAGTATCTTTTGAATATTATCTGGAACATTTCCCTTCATCTTACTGATCTCGGTGCGTCTGCTCACATACCATGTACACAGCTTCCGGTGAATAAACTCGAACAATGCCATTATAGGACTATCACGAGCGGGCAGAAGAGCATTATTCAACGATTCAGCAGCGTTAGAAGTCATCACGTTAAATCTCTCCCCTTCGAAATGTGAACGTGTCCATAGCTTCTTGTCGAT includes:
- the LOC106407847 gene encoding uncharacterized protein LOC106407847; the encoded protein is MTSNAAESLNNALLPARDSPIMALFEFIHRKLCTWYVSRRTEISKMKGNVPDNIQKILVEQLVLSTGLLVMPCSTWLFEVTHMPTNFGFTVDLDKRTCTCLEFQKLGLPCRHAIAAASCRNMQYTMFVCKHHLKETWAETVRGIILPVPDPKDVEVLAEILMVDLYPPTTKRTKGRPGIKRKLSAGEIPVRLWC